The region TGATTCCAGGTTAAAAAGAATGTTGCTTGCGGCGACGTTTTCAGAGGCGTTTTTCATATGAAGGATCATTTCAAACTCCTCCCCGGCATAGACCGTCTCAGGATTCGTCTGAAACCCATCCACAATGATTCTGGCTTTTGTCCTGTCGTTGGCGTTAAAATCACCGGTCTCCTCTTCCTTGTCTTTATTCTGAACCTTTACATAAAAGGATTCTTCCGCTTTCTGGACATCCCCCTCAGTGCTGTCACGATATTCAATAGTAAAAGTGATGGGATAATATCCGCTGTAAACATCCTTGCGGATATTCATACTGTATGGAACCTCCACTGTCTCACCACCACCGATCCGGTCGTAGTGCCTGGTGTAGTTTCCGTCATTAATGTCAAAAGGGAACTTGGTGCTGTCCTGGTTCAGCCCCATCCGGATGTCTACATCAAAAGCGGTAATATTGGAAGAGTTACGGAAATTTATTTTAAAATTCATGGTTTCTGGAAAAATACCAGATGGCGTATTCTGGTTTTCTCCAAGTTCAAACTGAATCGTCCCTTCATCTTTCCCGGATTCCGTGGTTGAGGTGGATTTTGTGATCCAGATGTTGACCTTTTCATAGCTGGCATGGGCACCATCATCTTTTTTGGTTGCATCTGTTAATACTTCCAAAGGTACCAGGTAATAGCCCTCTGCAATGTCTCGGCGGACCCTTGCAGTGAGAGAAATGCTCTTAGAAGTTCCACTCTTTACTGTTCCCAGTTTTTTGTTATCAAAGGTATTGGACGTAATTTCAAAAGGAAAGATGGCTCCGGAATACTTTGTCTCTTCGTCTGCATTTTCTGTCGCCTGATATTCCTGCTCTGCCAGATCCCGGTCAAACCTCACCGCTACGTTGTTTAAATCACTGTTGCCATTGTTTGTAAAAACCATATTAATAGTAACGGTCTCTCCAGTCTTTCCAGATGGAGACTTTTTTACATCAATGTAGGTATTTCTGCTTAAATCATACTGGGCAAAAGCCGCACCAGGCATAGTTCCAATGACCATAAGAGCCGCAAGCAGCCACAGAAGTCCTTTCCTACCCTTCTTCATTTTCCATATCCTCCTTCGTATCCTCATGATGCTGTTCTTCGATTTTAACGATTTTTCCATCTACTATATGGAATTGTCTGTCTGCAAACTTTGCAATATAATTATCATGAGTAACCATGACCAGAGTCTGATTCTGTTCTCTCACGATTCTCTGCATCAGGCTTAATATTTCCCTGGTGGTCTTTGAATCTAAGTTTCCAGTTGGTTCATCCGCAAAGATGATCCGGGGATCTACCGCCAAAGCTCTTGCAATTCCGACTCTCTGCTGCTGGCCGCCTGACATTTCATTGGCCATATGTTTCATCTGCTTTTCAAGACCCACCAGTTTTATGTATTCCCTTGCCTTTTCATTCCTTACTTTTCTAGGGACTCCCCGGAACGACAGTGGCAAAGCCACATTCTCCACCGCATTCATAGTCTTTAACAGATTGTAGGACTGGAAAATAAAACCAACATGTTTTCTGCGGAATGATACCAGTTGATTTTCCGATAGCTTCTCTATATGGCTCCCGCCAATAACGATCTCACCCTTTGACGGCTTTTCAAGACCAGCAAGCATATTTAAAAGAGTGGATTTACCGGAGCCGGAGGGGCCTACGATCGCACAAAATTCCCCTTTGTATATGGTAAAGTCCACGCCGTTTAACGCATAGACCTTTGTGTTTCCCACTTTGTACACCTTATAAAGATTCTTAACCTGAATCATAGGTGCCTTACCTTCCTCCAAAACAGACACCCCCTTTCTATATATTTGCAAGCAATGAGCCAGGCACAGGAATGTAAGCATGCCTGCAACTGGCAAATGTTGCAAGGATCAATAGCCTGCAACTAGCAGGACATATGACTTTGCATACACATTATACAACAAGATATTTCCATCGGTCATTCTTTATTTTCTTACACTTCCTTAAATATTCCTTACAGGACCCTCTTCCAATTCCTGGAAAAAACCGCAGGTTTAGATTATATCATAAATTTTAAAAAAGTGTTGAAATATTTTAACTAATACTGTATAGTAGATGGGATAGAATTTTAAACCTTAATTTAGTGGATAAAGGAGATTCTTATGAGACATTTACTTAACCCGTTAGACTTTAGTGTGGAAGAGACAGGGCAGCTTTTGGATCTGGCCAAAGATATCGAAGAAAATCTTCCAAAATATTCTCATGTATGCGATGGAAAAAAATTAGCGACATTATTTTATGAGCCAAGTACAAGAACTCGTTTGAGTTTCGAGGCTGCCATGTTGAATCTGGGCGGCAGTGTACTAGGCTTTTCTTCTGCTGACTCCAGTTCTGCCGCAAAAGGAGAAAGTGTTGCTGACACCATTCGGGTCCTTTCCTGCTACGCAGACATATGTGCCATGAGACATCCCAAAGAAGGAGCTCCGCTGGTTGCTGCTAACCATTCCAGCATACCGGTAATCAATGCCGGAGACGGAGGACACCAGCATCCGACCCAGACCCTTACTGATCTTCTTTCCATACGTTCTTTAAAAGGCCGCTTAAATGATCTGACCATCGGCCTCTGCGGTGATTTAAAATTCGGCCGAACGGTCCACTCTCTGATTAATGCTCTTGTACGATACGAAAACATTAAATTCATCTTGATTTCTCCCCCTGAACTGCGAGTACCTGAATACATCCGTGAAGATGTGTTAAAGGCCAACAACATCGAATTTATGGAAATGGACAGCCTTGACGAAGCGATGCCGTCTCTTGATATCCTGTACATGACCCGTGTGCAAAAGGAGCGCTTCTTTAATGAAGAGGATTACATCCGTTTGAAGGACTGTTATATTCTGGACAAAAAGAAAATGAAACTGGCAAAACAAGATATGTATGTTCTTCACCCCCTTCCAAGAGTCAACGAAATTTCCGTGGAGATTGACGAAGATCCCAGAGCCGCCTACTTTAAGCAGGCGAAATACGGCGTGTATGTGCGCATGGCCCTTATCATGACATTATTGGAGGTAAAATAATCATGTTAAATATCAGCGGATTAAAAGAAGGAATCGTTTTAGATCACATAGAAGCAGGAAAAAGCTTAGAAATATATTATAACCTGGGTCTGGACAAGCTGGACTGTCAGGTGGCTATCATCAAGAATGCCAAAAGCAATAAGATGGGGAAAAAGGATATTATAAAAATTGAAGGCGGCTTAGACCACATTGATCTGGAAATCCTGGGCTATATTGACCATAACATAACGGTCAACATCATTAAGGACAATCTGATTGTGGAAAAGAAGGCATTAAGCCTGCCGAAAAAGATCACAAATGTTATACATTGCAAGAATCCCCGCTGTATCACCTCCATAGAACAAGGACTCCCTCATGTGTTCTATCTTGCCGATGAGGACAAAGAAGTTTACCGCTGCATGTATTGCGAAGAAAAATATACGAAATAAACAGCAGGCTTAGACAGTCCCTGGTGAAACAACACGGAATCCAGTCTAACAATGGCGCAGCTTTTATGCTGCGCCATTTTACTATTTTTAATATTTTATTTACTTCTGAAAGTTTTGAGCAAGACGATAAGCCGGGTTATGTCGTTGAATGGCCATCTATCTAGGCCTGCCGTCGCCGGCAGGCTCCAGCGACCTACCCGGGAGCAGACGGGCCGCCTTATGCTCCCTGTTCGGTCTTGCTTCGGATGGGGTTTACATGGGCCCCTCCTGTTACCAGAAGGGCGGTGGTCTCTTACACCACCATTCCACCCTTACCGCAGATCAAATACCTCGCAGCAAGCTGCGGAGTATTTTACCCCACGAACATTCGCCAAATTGCCGTGCAAACGTCCATTTGGCTCGTTGCCTTCGTGAGAATTGCGGCGGTATATTTCTGTTGCACTATCCCTAGAGTCGCCTCCGCCAGACGTTATCTGGCATCCTGCCCTGTGAAGCCCGGACTTTCCTCATCTGCAGCCTTTCGGCTTTGCAGCTGCGGCCATTTGTCTTACTCAAAACTGTAATAGCATATCATATATTTGTTCATTTGTAAAGCCGTTTTCCATCCTAAACTTTGAAGCAGCTTCCTCCGATAAACTCTCTGACAATGGAATTACGGGGAATATCCTCACTGTTGACCCCAAGAAAATAATCAAGGAACTTCAGCAGGCGCTTTGCTTCCAAATATTCCTGAGAGTCTCTGGGGATTCCGAATAACAGAGGCTCAGCAAACTGCTTCAGCACAGACAGCTCATAGACTGTTGCGGAATTAAACATCATATCGGCCGATTCCTGGAATGGGAAAATATACTCTTCCTCTCCTTGCCTCACCGACGGCCACATACGTATGGTATCCTGTGCGGAAGCACCTCTTGTTCTTGCATCCCGCACCATCCGCCGGATCAGGCGGCAATCGGTTGTGGGAATCCTGTTGTGTTCATCAATATTCAACTGAGTCAGGGCACTTACATATACCCGGAATTTACTTTCTTTCGGAAGAGAATAAGAAAGCCTGTCATTGAGACAATGAATCCCTTCTATTACCAGTATATCGTCCTTACCCAGCTTTAAATAATCGCCTCTGTATTCACGGACCCCTGTTTTAAACTGATACCGGGGCATTTCTACAGTTTCTCCGGCCAAAAGAGCCGTCATGTCTTTATTAAACTGTTCAATATCCAGACATTCCAGAACCTCATAATTATAGCTTCCATCCGGATTTCTTGGACTATCGACCCGGTTTATAAAATAATCGTCTACGGCAATGGGATGGGGGATCATTCCCTGAGCTTTTAACTGCACAGACAAGCGGTGGGAAAAGGTGGTTTTTCCGGATGAGGACGGGCCGGCAATCATAACAAATTTCTTACTCCGGTCAGCGCCTATTTTTCCTGCGATCTCAGCAATTTTCTTTTCCTGTAGCGCTTCCTGAATTAATATCAGTTCATTGATGTTACCGGATGCAATTTCTTCGTTAAGGGCTCCTACATGAGAAACATTCAGCCGTTCCCCCCATTTTATGCTTTCCTTTAACACACGGAACAGCTTCTGCTTTGCCTCTGCCTCAAATACAGGTACCTCTTTGGGGTTTTCCTTTTGTGGCAGCATGAGCATAAATCCGTCATCATAGGGAATTAAGTCAAAATATTTGATGTATCCGGTATTTTGTACCATGTATCCATAATAGTAATCTTCAAAGCCGCCTATGCTGTAGATGTTGACACGGGACACCCGGCGGTACCGGAACAGTCTCTCCTTATCATACATCCGGTGCTTGTGGAACAGTTCAATGGCTTCGTCAGTGTGTACATTCCTCTTCATAATGGGAAGTTTCTGGCTCACATATTCCTCCATGCGGGCCTTTACCCGGGAAAGCAGTTCCTCCGTCAGTTCAACCTTTCCATGGGCCTCAATATAATAGCCTTTTCCTAAAGAAAAATCCACAGTCACCTTTTCAATGTTTTCCGCTCCTGCCACGTCATAAAAGGCTTTCATCATAAGAAAAATAGCGCTTCTGTGATAAGTCTGAATCCCTGGCTGATCTTTCCCTGTAAAAAAATGAAGGCTGCTGTCAAACTGGACTGTTTTATGGAGTTCACTAAGTTTTCCGTTTACACTGACCAGTAAAATATCATTTTCAAACCGGGGCTGATACTCCTTTGCAATTTCTTGATAAGACGTCCCTATGGGGTATTCCTTTGCCACACCGTCAATTGTAACTATCGCCATTTACTTCCTCCTTATATGAATGTTTCAGGAAATTCGATTTCTGCCTTGCAGATTTCTATTGTTTCTCCTGCTTCTCTCTTTAGATATTCTTCTATAAAATCTAAAAACAGGTATTCCAAGCCATAATGACCTGCATCAATGACAGCCATTTGGTTTGCAGCAGCATCGATACCGATATGATGACCGATATCACCGGTTATAAAGACTTTCACACCAGCATCTAACGCCGGTTTCATAAGACTTCCCCCTGATCCCGGACTGATACCCACAAATCGTACGGCCTTACCCGGAGCAGACTCCCCGTAAACCGTTACAAATGGAAGGCAAAACCGTTCTTTTACAAAAGCGGCGATCTCCCTTACCGTCATTTCTTCCTTAAGATACCCTGTTTTCCCGATTCCGTATATCGTCTCCTCCAGTCCTTCCCCACGCATTACACCTTCTTTTTCCAGAACATTTATATTTGTGAGTCCCAGCCTCTCTGCAGCCGCATCTGCCATACAACCTGGTGCTGCATCAAAATTCGTATGCATGGCGTAGCAGGAGATATCATGGCGGATCAGCTTTATTATACGCCGGGATATAAAGTCCTTATCATTGATTTTTTTTAATGACTTAAAAATCAGGGGATGGTGAGTGATCAATAAATCAGCCCCCCACCGGACAGCGTTCTCCACTACCTCATCGGTAGCATCTAAGGCAATGAAAACCTTTTTCACTTCTTTGTCGCTGCGCCCTGCCAGGAGGCCTACATTATCCCAATCACAGGCACATCCCGGCGGTGCCAGTTGTTCCAGCTTCTCTATTAATTCATCGCATCGCATCCTGTGCCTCCTTATTGTAGGACAAATCCAGCTTCAGCTCTTCCATTCTTCTGGCTGCAGCCTCTGTCCCCATGGCAGAAAGTCCAGCCAAGATCTGTTCCAGCTGTTCCTCTTCCTTTTTTAAGTACTCCATTAAGACAGGATCCTTTGCTTCCAGAAGCATCTTGCCATAACGGTAGGAAATCTCCCTGTCATTTTTTCCCTGAATAAAGGGATCCTCCGGCTTTCTGCTGACTCCAATGACGGAATAATATTTTCCTTCTTCTTTTATCATAGTCTCCCGCAAAGTGAAAAATGACTCTTTCTCCAGGAATCTGCGCACCTTCCCAAGTTCCGAATGGGGGGATAGGACCCAGTAAGGAATACCTTCCCACAAATCACGGCCTCCTTCCAGGATATGTATCATCAGCTCTCCGCCCATGCCTGCTATGACAACACAGTCTGCCTCGTTTTGCTCTAATTTTAAAAGTCCGTCGCTTAAACGGACTTCCACACAATCTTGTAAGCCTGCCTCCTGGATATGGGCCCGGGCCCGTAACAAGGGGCCCTCCCTCACATCCATGGCAATGGCATGTTTTGCTTTTCCTTCCCGTACCAGATGGATCGGAACATAACCATGATCTGTTCCAATATCAGCTACTCTGCTTCCTTCCGGAACAAAGGAAGCAATGGTTTCCAAACGTCTTGATAACTTCATGCTAAACTCCGTCTTATGTCTTAATCATCCAGATAGTCCTTCAGCTTTTTGCTTCTGCTGGGATGGCGCAGTTTACGCAATGCTTTTGCCTCTATCTGGCGAATTCGTTCTCTCGTAACATTAAATTCCTTTCCTACCTCTTCCAGGGTTCTGGGCCGGCCGTCATCAAGACCGAAGCGCAGCTTTAAAACCTTCTGCTCCCGCTCTGTCAGAGTGTCAAGCACCTCCATCAGTTGTTCGTGGAGCATGGTAAAGGTAGCAGCATCAGCCGGAACGGCTACCTGCTCATCCTGAATGAAATCTCCTAAGTGACTGTCCTCTTCTTCTCCGATGGGCGTTTCCAAGGATACCGGTTCCTGTGACACCTTCATGATCTCCCTGACCCGGTCCACCTGCATATCTGCCCTGGCTGCAATCTCTTCCGGCACCGGTTCCCGTCCCAGCTCCTGCAACAGCTGTCTGGACACACGAACCAGACGGTTGATGGTTTCCACCATGTGAACCGGGATGCGGATGGTACGTGCCTGGTCCGCAATGGCACGGGTGATCGCCTGTCTGATCCACCAGGTCGCATAAGTGCTGAATTTATAACCTTTCCGGTAATCAAACTTTTCAACGGCCTTAATAAGCCCTAAGTTTCCCTCCTGAATTAAGTCTAAAAACTGCATTCCCCGCCCAACATAGCGTTTGGCAATGCTGACCACCAGGCGTAGGTTGGCCTCCGTCAGCCTCTGCTTTGCATCATCATCACCCAGCTCGATCTTTTTGGCAAGCTCAATTTCATCTTCACTGGAAAGAAGGGGGACTTTCCCGATCTCTTTCAAATACATGCGGACCGGATCCTCCACGCTGATACCTTCAGGAACAGACAGGTCGATACTTTCCATATCAATCTCTTCTTCATCCTCGATATCTTCCTCTATGAAAAGATCCTCATCCAGTTCCAGATCCTCGCCGCCGATTTGAAGAACATCCACTTTATTGTTTTCCAGAAAATCAAAAATCTGGTCCAGCTTGTCTGAGTCTAAATTCTCTCCCACAAAAAAATCCAGAATCTCCTGATTTTCCAGCACATTCCGTTTCTTTTTTGCTAAAAGCAGAAGCTGATTTAATTTTTCCTCGAATGCAGCGGCTGTCTCTGCAGCCTTAGCCTCCACAGCCTGTTCCTCTTCAGTTTTTCTTGATCCCACCATCTTATCTGCTGTCTTCTTCACATTCTCGTCCATGTTTTTCCATCCTTCCACAGCCTGCCTATAGTGTACACCCTAATCCAGCGAAATATGCAAATCCTTTAGCGCAGCCTGTTCCTTTATAATATTCTGCAGTTCTAAAATTCCTGCTGCATGGCGGCTGGCATGATCCAGACTATTTTTTTTCACCTTCATAATCGTTTCCGAAAACGCTTTTTTTTGTTCTTCATTATCTAGGGACTCTTTTAAGTTCGCATGAAAAAGACCTGCGACTGCCCGGTATTGATCTTCATCATGAATAAAATGATTCAAGATCTCAGCCGGATTCAATGTTCCGGCAGCGTGTCCGTCAAAAACCATCCGTGCCACCTTGTGATACAGTTCTTCTATAAAATCATCCGGAGAGATTACTCCGTTAATCTTATCAAACAGTAATGGATTTTCAATGAGCCAGGTAAGAAGCAGCCTTTGGGATTGCTTTACGCCGTCTTCTTTTTCCTTTTTTCTCTGGTTTTTAAGAATACCTTCTTCCCGCGGTATCGAAACAGACGGTCCCAGAGAAGCCCCCAAACGGTTGACCAGTCGTTTTAAATCCTCATAATTAATATAATACTCCCTGGAGACCGCCTCCAAATAATTCTCCCGTTCCAGAGCCTCTGGAAATTCCAGAAGTTTTCTGGCCACCTGATTGTAAAATTCAGTTTTCTGCTCCGGATCCTCCATTTGGTAATTCTTTTTCAGCACATCAATTTCAAACAGGAAGCTGTTGCGGGCCTCTTCTATTCGCTGTCGGAAAGCCTCAGCTCCCAGATTCTTTATAAATTCATCAGGATCTTTGTAAGGCTGCATGGTGAGTACGCGGATGGACATGCCTGCTTCTTTGAGAATGGGAATCGCACGGAGGGCAGCCTTGACCCCCGCGCCGTCGCTGTCATAAGTGAGAACTACTTTATCCGTATACCGTTTTAAAAGCTGGGCATGCTGAGAGGTAAAGGCCGTTCCCAGGGAAGCCACCGCATTGGTGAACCCTGCCTGGTGCATTGCAATCACATCCATGTAACCCTCGCAGATCAATATGTATTTTTCCCGTGAAAGTCTGGCATAATTTAGCCCGTATAAATTCCGGCTTTTATCAAAAAGCTTTGTCTCAGGGGAATTTAGATACTTTGGCTCCCCGGCTCCCATGACCCGGCCTCCGAAACCAATGACCCGGTTATTCACATCCATAATGGGAAACATCACCCGGTTCCAGAACTTATCAAAGGTTCCACGTTCTTCAATGGTCACCAGCCCTGTCTGCTTTAACAGACTGTCATCATATCCCTTGCTTTTCAAATACCGGTAAAGGTCGCTGCTGGTTTTGTTGGAATACCCAAGCCCAAACCTGGTTATGGTTTCATCACTTAGCTGCCTGTCCCTTAAATAGCGGTAGCCTGCCTCCCCCTGGGGGTTTTTAAGCTGATAATAAAAATAACTGGCAGCCAGCTTATTGATCTCCAAAAGAGCGGACCGAAGATCTTCCTGCTCCCTGGCCTCCTTGCTGTACTCTGCCGCAGGAAGCTTCACACCTGACCGGTCTGCCAGGACCTTTAACGCCTCAGAAAAGGAATAATTTTCATATTCCATGACAAACGTCAATACGTTACCGCCTGCTCCGCAACCAAAGCAGTAGTACATCTGCTTGGCAGGGGATACCGAAAAGGAAGGGGACTTTTCATTGTGAAAAGGGCATAAGCCGAAATAATTGCTTCCCTTCTTCTGCAGCTTGACGTATCCCGAAATCACATCCACGATGTCATTCTTCATCCGGACCTCTTCAATCACTTCTTCCGAATATCGCATGAAGCTTCCTTTCTCCTTTCTCCTTTCTGGCCGGGTTTTCGGGCCGGAAAGGTATACCCGCAGGGCGTTCCTGAAATAGATATCCTGTTTAAACTGATTTCCACGCTTTCGGGACAAACAGTTCCTCAAATTTATCAATGGCATAGCTGTCACTCATACCTGCAATGTAGTCGCAGACCGCCCGTTCTCTGCCTTCCATCCGGACTTCCATTAAAATGCGGTATTCCTCCGGCAGCTTGTCCGGGTGCTCCATATAATAATTAAAAAGCATGACAATAAGATGCTGTGCTTTTCCTTCCTCTGCCTTTGGAATATCGCTTTTATAGACGTTTTCAAACATCCAGGTACGCAGTCCCTGCATGGCGCTCTCCATATCCGGGGACATGATAATTTCGGGCTTTCCATAGCTGTTTCCGATAATATCATGGATCAGATTGTTAAGCCTTTCACGGACACTGTGCCCCAGAATTCCCGTATAGCATTCCGGCAGATCTTCCTCTACAAACATCCTGGCCCTGATAGCATCATCAATGTCATGATTGATATAAGCGATCTTATCCGACAGGCGGACGATGGCCCCCTCTAACGTGGAAGGCTGGCCGCTGGTGCGGTGGTTTAAAATCCCGTCCCTGACTTCCCAGGTAAGATTTAATCCCATACCGTTCTTTTCCAAAATCTCTACCACCCGGACACTCTGTCTGTAGTGGGCAAACCCCTGGGAACAGATCTTATTTAAAATTGCCTCTCCGGAATGACCGAATGGAGTATGTCCCAGATCATGAGCAAGGGCTATGGCCTCCGTTAAGTCCTCGTTCATTCGCAAGGACTTAGCGATGGTCCTGGCAATCTGGGATACCTCCAGGGTATGAGTCAGTCTGGTCCTGTAATGATCCCCTTCCGGTGCCAGAAAAACCTGGGTTTTATGTTTCAGCCTGCGAAATGCCTTACAGTGAATGATCCGGTCCCGGTCCCTCTGATAAGCTGTCCGGATATCACAAGCCTCCTCTTCCCGCTCTCTTCCTCTGCTGTTTTTACTGAAAGCGGCATAAGGACTTAAATATGCATTCTCCCATTGTTCCGTGGATTCCCTGATATTCATTCAATCACATCCTTTGCCCAAAGTTATGGTACATTATATCATATTTTCAGTGATTATAATACCCTATATTAAAATAATTGTTACAGTTTATCCGCACCATTGCTGATTTGGCGGATAAATCGTGATTCCAGAATGCAAAAGCATGTGCTGCCAAATTATTCATGAGGTACATCCAGACATTTCCTGTATTCGCTGGGAAGGCA is a window of [Clostridium] saccharolyticum WM1 DNA encoding:
- a CDS encoding COG1361 S-layer family protein, which produces MKKGRKGLLWLLAALMVIGTMPGAAFAQYDLSRNTYIDVKKSPSGKTGETVTINMVFTNNGNSDLNNVAVRFDRDLAEQEYQATENADEETKYSGAIFPFEITSNTFDNKKLGTVKSGTSKSISLTARVRRDIAEGYYLVPLEVLTDATKKDDGAHASYEKVNIWITKSTSTTESGKDEGTIQFELGENQNTPSGIFPETMNFKINFRNSSNITAFDVDIRMGLNQDSTKFPFDINDGNYTRHYDRIGGGETVEVPYSMNIRKDVYSGYYPITFTIEYRDSTEGDVQKAEESFYVKVQNKDKEEETGDFNANDRTKARIIVDGFQTNPETVYAGEEFEMILHMKNASENVAASNILFNLESEKVTDSAVFTLDSGSSSIVVNSLSAGQTTDVKVKLRAGAWVDQRTYAITINEKYDSPEFKNAEEKVTVNIPVKQVSRLNTGTIEVMPDTISVGSETNVMFPINNTGKVLLYNVMVAFVGDSIQQTNSYVGNIKPGESGNVDAMITGSAPTMDDGKIKVMITYEDENGAVSEPIEKELSLTVTEQMDQDPGMDGSGDFPAVTEPEGSSKYGKLIIPAVVAALVIGTFGTVFVLKRRKRKKEALEEENNNEI
- a CDS encoding ABC transporter ATP-binding protein: MIQVKNLYKVYKVGNTKVYALNGVDFTIYKGEFCAIVGPSGSGKSTLLNMLAGLEKPSKGEIVIGGSHIEKLSENQLVSFRRKHVGFIFQSYNLLKTMNAVENVALPLSFRGVPRKVRNEKAREYIKLVGLEKQMKHMANEMSGGQQQRVGIARALAVDPRIIFADEPTGNLDSKTTREILSLMQRIVREQNQTLVMVTHDNYIAKFADRQFHIVDGKIVKIEEQHHEDTKEDMENEEG
- the pyrB gene encoding aspartate carbamoyltransferase, giving the protein MRHLLNPLDFSVEETGQLLDLAKDIEENLPKYSHVCDGKKLATLFYEPSTRTRLSFEAAMLNLGGSVLGFSSADSSSAAKGESVADTIRVLSCYADICAMRHPKEGAPLVAANHSSIPVINAGDGGHQHPTQTLTDLLSIRSLKGRLNDLTIGLCGDLKFGRTVHSLINALVRYENIKFILISPPELRVPEYIREDVLKANNIEFMEMDSLDEAMPSLDILYMTRVQKERFFNEEDYIRLKDCYILDKKKMKLAKQDMYVLHPLPRVNEISVEIDEDPRAAYFKQAKYGVYVRMALIMTLLEVK
- a CDS encoding aspartate carbamoyltransferase regulatory subunit codes for the protein MLNISGLKEGIVLDHIEAGKSLEIYYNLGLDKLDCQVAIIKNAKSNKMGKKDIIKIEGGLDHIDLEILGYIDHNITVNIIKDNLIVEKKALSLPKKITNVIHCKNPRCITSIEQGLPHVFYLADEDKEVYRCMYCEEKYTK
- a CDS encoding nucleoside kinase; this translates as MAIVTIDGVAKEYPIGTSYQEIAKEYQPRFENDILLVSVNGKLSELHKTVQFDSSLHFFTGKDQPGIQTYHRSAIFLMMKAFYDVAGAENIEKVTVDFSLGKGYYIEAHGKVELTEELLSRVKARMEEYVSQKLPIMKRNVHTDEAIELFHKHRMYDKERLFRYRRVSRVNIYSIGGFEDYYYGYMVQNTGYIKYFDLIPYDDGFMLMLPQKENPKEVPVFEAEAKQKLFRVLKESIKWGERLNVSHVGALNEEIASGNINELILIQEALQEKKIAEIAGKIGADRSKKFVMIAGPSSSGKTTFSHRLSVQLKAQGMIPHPIAVDDYFINRVDSPRNPDGSYNYEVLECLDIEQFNKDMTALLAGETVEMPRYQFKTGVREYRGDYLKLGKDDILVIEGIHCLNDRLSYSLPKESKFRVYVSALTQLNIDEHNRIPTTDCRLIRRMVRDARTRGASAQDTIRMWPSVRQGEEEYIFPFQESADMMFNSATVYELSVLKQFAEPLLFGIPRDSQEYLEAKRLLKFLDYFLGVNSEDIPRNSIVREFIGGSCFKV
- a CDS encoding Nif3-like dinuclear metal center hexameric protein, whose translation is MRCDELIEKLEQLAPPGCACDWDNVGLLAGRSDKEVKKVFIALDATDEVVENAVRWGADLLITHHPLIFKSLKKINDKDFISRRIIKLIRHDISCYAMHTNFDAAPGCMADAAAERLGLTNINVLEKEGVMRGEGLEETIYGIGKTGYLKEEMTVREIAAFVKERFCLPFVTVYGESAPGKAVRFVGISPGSGGSLMKPALDAGVKVFITGDIGHHIGIDAAANQMAVIDAGHYGLEYLFLDFIEEYLKREAGETIEICKAEIEFPETFI
- a CDS encoding tRNA (adenine(22)-N(1))-methyltransferase, which codes for MKLSRRLETIASFVPEGSRVADIGTDHGYVPIHLVREGKAKHAIAMDVREGPLLRARAHIQEAGLQDCVEVRLSDGLLKLEQNEADCVVIAGMGGELMIHILEGGRDLWEGIPYWVLSPHSELGKVRRFLEKESFFTLRETMIKEEGKYYSVIGVSRKPEDPFIQGKNDREISYRYGKMLLEAKDPVLMEYLKKEEEQLEQILAGLSAMGTEAAARRMEELKLDLSYNKEAQDAMR
- the rpoD gene encoding RNA polymerase sigma factor RpoD, whose protein sequence is MVGSRKTEEEQAVEAKAAETAAAFEEKLNQLLLLAKKKRNVLENQEILDFFVGENLDSDKLDQIFDFLENNKVDVLQIGGEDLELDEDLFIEEDIEDEEEIDMESIDLSVPEGISVEDPVRMYLKEIGKVPLLSSEDEIELAKKIELGDDDAKQRLTEANLRLVVSIAKRYVGRGMQFLDLIQEGNLGLIKAVEKFDYRKGYKFSTYATWWIRQAITRAIADQARTIRIPVHMVETINRLVRVSRQLLQELGREPVPEEIAARADMQVDRVREIMKVSQEPVSLETPIGEEEDSHLGDFIQDEQVAVPADAATFTMLHEQLMEVLDTLTEREQKVLKLRFGLDDGRPRTLEEVGKEFNVTRERIRQIEAKALRKLRHPSRSKKLKDYLDD
- the dnaG gene encoding DNA primase, which produces MRYSEEVIEEVRMKNDIVDVISGYVKLQKKGSNYFGLCPFHNEKSPSFSVSPAKQMYYCFGCGAGGNVLTFVMEYENYSFSEALKVLADRSGVKLPAAEYSKEAREQEDLRSALLEINKLAASYFYYQLKNPQGEAGYRYLRDRQLSDETITRFGLGYSNKTSSDLYRYLKSKGYDDSLLKQTGLVTIEERGTFDKFWNRVMFPIMDVNNRVIGFGGRVMGAGEPKYLNSPETKLFDKSRNLYGLNYARLSREKYILICEGYMDVIAMHQAGFTNAVASLGTAFTSQHAQLLKRYTDKVVLTYDSDGAGVKAALRAIPILKEAGMSIRVLTMQPYKDPDEFIKNLGAEAFRQRIEEARNSFLFEIDVLKKNYQMEDPEQKTEFYNQVARKLLEFPEALERENYLEAVSREYYINYEDLKRLVNRLGASLGPSVSIPREEGILKNQRKKEKEDGVKQSQRLLLTWLIENPLLFDKINGVISPDDFIEELYHKVARMVFDGHAAGTLNPAEILNHFIHDEDQYRAVAGLFHANLKESLDNEEQKKAFSETIMKVKKNSLDHASRHAAGILELQNIIKEQAALKDLHISLD
- a CDS encoding deoxyguanosinetriphosphate triphosphohydrolase translates to MNIRESTEQWENAYLSPYAAFSKNSRGREREEEACDIRTAYQRDRDRIIHCKAFRRLKHKTQVFLAPEGDHYRTRLTHTLEVSQIARTIAKSLRMNEDLTEAIALAHDLGHTPFGHSGEAILNKICSQGFAHYRQSVRVVEILEKNGMGLNLTWEVRDGILNHRTSGQPSTLEGAIVRLSDKIAYINHDIDDAIRARMFVEEDLPECYTGILGHSVRERLNNLIHDIIGNSYGKPEIIMSPDMESAMQGLRTWMFENVYKSDIPKAEEGKAQHLIVMLFNYYMEHPDKLPEEYRILMEVRMEGRERAVCDYIAGMSDSYAIDKFEELFVPKAWKSV